From the genome of Leguminivora glycinivorella isolate SPB_JAAS2020 chromosome Z, LegGlyc_1.1, whole genome shotgun sequence, one region includes:
- the LOC125241111 gene encoding protein obstructor-E-like, with the protein MSQRRLLVGAIVAISLASVVTCAQIEDPCKMKSRVVGDDKYCDKYWECDNGQSVQYDCPNGLVFAGKHRGVTEGCDYPWRSNYCEYPKVQINPPIGTEHCDWLYGIFGHETSCTRYWTCWNGTATEQLCIGGLLYNEHAHSCDWPENVDGCQKHPLCNEDPNGNVPLGKSCNRYWQCQGGYPRLQRCPAMLVFDRRSLRCVVPPTEECDVPTTTPSPPEDEPRERQNQRPNNEYQEQAQQRPNRPRN; encoded by the exons TGGCCATCTCCCTCGCGTCGGTCGTCACCTGCGCGCAGATCGAAGACCCTTGCAAGATGAAGTCGCGCGTCGTCGGCGACGACAAATACTGCGACAAGTACTGGGAGTGCGACAACGGCCAGTCTGTGCAGTACGACTGCCCTAACGGTTTAGTGTTCGCTGGGAAACATAGGGGTGTGACTGAGGGCTGTGACTACCCGTGGAGGTCGAACTACTGCGAGTACCCTAAGGTTcagataa ATCCCCCGATCGGCACGGAGCATTGCGACTGGTTGTACGGCATCTTCGGGCACGAGACGTCGTGCACGCGTTACTGGACGTGCTGGAACGGGACGGCCACTGAACAGCTCTGCATCGGCGGTCTGCTGTACAACGAGCACGCTCACTCTTGCGACTGGCCCGAGAACGTCGACGGATGCCAGAAGCACC CTCTTTGCAATGAAGACCCCAACGGCAACGTACCCCTCGGCAAATCCTGCAACCGCTACTGGCAATGCCAAGGGGGCTACCCGCGTCTGCAGCGCTGCCCGGCCATGCTTGTGTTCGACCGCCGTTCACTGCGCTGTGTAGTACCCCCTACTGAGGAGTGTGATGTTCCTACCACCACCCCGTCACCCCCAGAGGATGAACCTAGAGAGAGACAG AACCAGCGACCGAACAACGAGTACCAGGAGCAAGCGCAGCAACGCCCCAACAGGCCCAGGAACTGA